In Trifolium pratense cultivar HEN17-A07 linkage group LG7, ARS_RC_1.1, whole genome shotgun sequence, a genomic segment contains:
- the LOC123898363 gene encoding uncharacterized protein LOC123898363 isoform X2 produces the protein MDCRFETAETRRNKCAACYRQFNKVEHLVDHMKISYHSAHEPTCGVCRKHCRSFESLREHLIGPLPKQECREIFANRGCKFCLKVLDSPNSRRIHQQKCQLNGLNGICGRFSNLGIRDNLTIGGGRGPQVVALACKMVGGGSDGSLDLCARVCLIDENENIIFHSYVTPPIPVTNYRYETTGIRHEYLRDAMPLKLVQRKIQEFLCNGEPMWTIRSRGGKARILVGHGLDHDLASLQIEYPTPKIRYDIQTGIQDPYDDCVAAMRLYMRMRTQIHKIEDYPLASDRQNRNNFASWRQSELERMSPEQMLDISRSDYYCWCMDP, from the exons ATGGATTGCCGATTTGAGACTGCAGAAACTCGAAG GAACAAGTGTGCAGCCTGCTACAGGCAGTTCAACAAGGTGGAGCACCTAGTGGATCACATGAAGATATCTTACCATTCTGCTCATGAACCAACTTGTGGCGTTTGCAGGAAACATTGCAGATCCTTTGAGTCTTTAAGGGAACATCTTATAg GTCCATTGCCAAAACAAGAATGCAGAGAAATCTTTGCCAACCGAGGGTGCAAGTTTTGCTTGAAAGTCCTTGATAGCCCTAACTCTCGCAGGATCCATCAACAAAAGTGCCAACTCAATGGATTAAAT GGAATATGTGGTCGCTTTTCAAACTTGGGAATTCGCGATAATTTGACAATTGGTGGGGGAAGAGGACCACAAGTAGTTGCACTAGCTTGTAAAATGGTGGGAGGAGGAAGTGATGGTTCATTGGATCTATGTGCAAGAGTTTGCTTAATAGATGAGAATGAGAACATCATCTTCCATTCTTATGTCACTCCACCAATTCCAGTCACAAACTACAGGTATGAGACAACAGGTATAAGACATGAATACTTAAGGGATGCAATGCCATTGAAACTAGTTCAAAGGAAAATTCAAGAGTTCCTTTGCAATGGAGAACCCATGTGGACAATTCGTTCAAGAGGAGGAAAAGCTAGGATTCTTGTGGGTCATGGTTTAGATCATGACCTTGCTTCTTTGCAAATTGAGTATCCAACACCAAAAATAAG ataTGACATTCAAACAGGGATACAAGATCCTTATGATGATTGTGTTGCAGCAATGAGACTATACATGAGAATGAGGACACAAATACACAAAATAGAAGATTACCCTTTGGCATCTGATCGACAAAATAGAAACAATTTTGCTTCATGGAGGCAAAGTGAGCTTGAAAGAATGAGTCCTGAACAAATGCTAGATATCTCAAGATCTGATTACTACTGCTGGTGCATGGATCCATGA
- the LOC123899034 gene encoding GTP 3',8-cyclase, mitochondrial: MRRYFSKFIHSPIPFNPSNSFPVNFEMGSYCTTRICNLQSLFKGKSSDYSTGTSVTSCDSLSEEKPKDNSVSDMLVDSFGRIHTYLRISLTERCNLRCQYCMPAEGVELTPKPQVLTKAEILRLADLFVSSGVNKIRLTGGEPTVRKDIEDICFELSSLKGLETLAMTTNGIVLARKLPKLKECGLTSLNISLDTLVPAKFELMTRRKGHEKVMDSINAAVDLGYNPVKVNCVVMRGFNDEEICDFVELTREKPINIRFIEFMPFDGNVWNFKKLVPYSEMLDTVVKRFPSLKRNQDHPTDTAKNFTIDGHKGQVSFITSMTEHFCAGCNRLRLLADGNLKVCLFGPSEVSLRDPLRNGAEDHELREIIGAAVKRKKPSHAGMFDIAKTTNRPMIHIGG; encoded by the exons ATGAGGCGTTACTTCtctaaattcattcattcaccgATTCCCTTCAACCCATCAAATTCATTTCCG GTGAATTTTGAGATGGGGTCTTATTGTACTACAAGAATTTGTAATCTTCAATCTTTATTCAAAGGAAAATCTAGTGATTATTCTACAGGAACTTCTGTAACATCATGTGATTCATTGTCTGAAGAAAAGCCGAAAGATAATTCTGTTTCTGATATGTTGGTTGATTCATTTGGAAGGATTCATACATATTTAAGAATATCGTTAACAGAGAGGTGTAATTTACGGTGCCAGTATTGTATGCCGGCAGAGGGTGTGGAACTAACTCCTAAACCTCAGGTTTTAACGAAAGCCGAGATTCTGCGATTGGCTGATCTGTTTGTGAGTTCGGGGGTTAATAAAATACGGTTGACCGGTGGAGAACCGACTGTTAGAAAGGATATTGAAGATATTTGTTTTGAATTGTCGAGTTTGAAGGGATTGGAAACATTGGCTATGACTACTAATGGTATTGTTCTGGCTAGAAAACTTCCAAAGCTTAAAGAATGTGGACTTACTTCTCTGAACATTAGTTTAGATACTCTTGTACCAGCAAAGTTTGAGCTTATGACGAGACGTAAAGGGCATGAAAAAGTAATGGATTCAATTAATGCCGCCGTAGATCTTGGTTATAATCCTGTTAAG GTCAATTGTGTTGTAATGCGTGGATTCAATGATGAAGAAATCTGTGACTTTGTTGAGCTGACACGTGAAAAGCCAATTAATATTCGGTTTATTGAGTTCATGCCTTTTGATGGAAATGTTTGGAATTTCAAGAAACTCGTACCTTACTCAGAAATGTTGGATACAGTG GTGAAGCGGTTTCCTAGCTTAAAAAGGAATCAGGACCACCCAACAGATACGGCCAAGAATTTTACAATAGACGGACATAAAGGACAAGTTTCATTTATCACATCAATGACTGAGCATTTTTGTGCTGGTTGCAATAGATTGCGACTACTAGCTGATGGAAACTTAaaagtttgtttgtttggtCCTTCAGAG GTAAGCTTAAGAGATCCCTTGCGGAATGGTGCAGAGGATCATGAGCTTAGGGAGATAATAGGGGCAGCG
- the LOC123898363 gene encoding apoptosis-enhancing nuclease-like isoform X1: MDCRFETAETRRNKCAACYRQFNKVEHLVDHMKISYHSAHEPTCGVCRKHCRSFESLREHLIGPLPKQECREIFANRGCKFCLKVLDSPNSRRIHQQKCQLNGLNGICGRFSNLGIRDNLTIGGGRGPQVVALACKMVGGGSDGSLDLCARVCLIDENENIIFHSYVTPPIPVTNYRYETTGIRHEYLRDAMPLKLVQRKIQEFLCNGEPMWTIRSRGGKARILVGHGLDHDLASLQIEYPTPKIRDTAKYPPLMKTSKLSNSLKYLTQAYLGYDIQTGIQDPYDDCVAAMRLYMRMRTQIHKIEDYPLASDRQNRNNFASWRQSELERMSPEQMLDISRSDYYCWCMDP, from the exons ATGGATTGCCGATTTGAGACTGCAGAAACTCGAAG GAACAAGTGTGCAGCCTGCTACAGGCAGTTCAACAAGGTGGAGCACCTAGTGGATCACATGAAGATATCTTACCATTCTGCTCATGAACCAACTTGTGGCGTTTGCAGGAAACATTGCAGATCCTTTGAGTCTTTAAGGGAACATCTTATAg GTCCATTGCCAAAACAAGAATGCAGAGAAATCTTTGCCAACCGAGGGTGCAAGTTTTGCTTGAAAGTCCTTGATAGCCCTAACTCTCGCAGGATCCATCAACAAAAGTGCCAACTCAATGGATTAAAT GGAATATGTGGTCGCTTTTCAAACTTGGGAATTCGCGATAATTTGACAATTGGTGGGGGAAGAGGACCACAAGTAGTTGCACTAGCTTGTAAAATGGTGGGAGGAGGAAGTGATGGTTCATTGGATCTATGTGCAAGAGTTTGCTTAATAGATGAGAATGAGAACATCATCTTCCATTCTTATGTCACTCCACCAATTCCAGTCACAAACTACAGGTATGAGACAACAGGTATAAGACATGAATACTTAAGGGATGCAATGCCATTGAAACTAGTTCAAAGGAAAATTCAAGAGTTCCTTTGCAATGGAGAACCCATGTGGACAATTCGTTCAAGAGGAGGAAAAGCTAGGATTCTTGTGGGTCATGGTTTAGATCATGACCTTGCTTCTTTGCAAATTGAGTATCCAACACCAAAAATAAG GGACACTGCAAAATACCCTCCACTCATGAAAACAAGCAAACTCAGCAATTCACTCAAATACTTAACACAAGCATATCTTGG ataTGACATTCAAACAGGGATACAAGATCCTTATGATGATTGTGTTGCAGCAATGAGACTATACATGAGAATGAGGACACAAATACACAAAATAGAAGATTACCCTTTGGCATCTGATCGACAAAATAGAAACAATTTTGCTTCATGGAGGCAAAGTGAGCTTGAAAGAATGAGTCCTGAACAAATGCTAGATATCTCAAGATCTGATTACTACTGCTGGTGCATGGATCCATGA